In Candidatus Manganitrophus noduliformans, the sequence TGTCGCGCCGGCTCTTTCCGGAGGAGGCCAGAGGAATCGGCCTGACCTGATAGAAGGCGGATCGCATCGCGCCCGATTTTATTCTTTCGCAATCCCCGCGGCGACCAGGTCGATCGACGGTTCCCCGGCGTGGCGGACGATCTCGGCTTTGGCAAGATCCCTCAGTCGGACGATCTGCCGCCAGTCCTTTCCCTCGGGATGGATCGGCTTGCCGATGGTCACCCGGATCGGTCCGCGGCGGGGGATCCAACGGCCGGGCCAAAGAACTTCGCGGGCGCCCCGGATGGCGACCGGGCAGATCGGCCGTCCGGTTTCCGCGGCGACTTTGAACGCCCCCAATCGGAACGGACGGATCCCCCGGAATCGCGAGAAGGTCCCTTCCGGAAAGATCAAAATGGAGTGGCCCTGCCGGAGCGCCTCCTCGATTCGGCGGGTGGTCGTGACGCTTTCGGTAAAGTCGAGCCGATCGACCGTCAAATGGTCCGCCTTTTTAATGACGGTCCGAATGATCGGCGCCTGCATCAATTCCCGCTTGGCCACAAAGCGAAAACCGGGGGGAAGCGCCGCCATCAAGACGACCGCATCGAGGTAGCCGGAGTGATTGGCGACCAGAACGGACGGGCCGGCCTGCGAGAGATGCGCGCTTCCCTCCACCGTCACGGGACAACCGATCCAGGAGAAGAATCGGCGCGACCAGGCATGAGAAAGCCGCGCCGGCATCTTCCCCTCCGGGAGAAGGAGCATCGCCGCCCAGACGGGGGGAATGGTCAGAAGCGCGATCGATCCGACATAAACGGTATAGACCAGACGGCCGAACGAGGAGAAAGCCTGCTTCAAACGGGCGCCGAGACCGGAGAACCATATCCGGGCGATCTGAAACGCGGCGGGACGGCGCGGCGGACCCATCTCTCCTTTCAGGTAGGCGCTCCGCAATGCGGCGCGGCGAAGTTTGCCGCTGGAGGTCTTCGGGATCGTGTCCGGGGGAACCAGCGAGACAATATCGGGACGGATATCGGTGACGGCGGCCACCTTCTCCATGACCTCGCCAATCAACCGGCGCCGCGCTTCTTCTTTCTCCACCCTTGTCTCCGCAACGACGACCAGCTTTTCCGTTCCGATTTCCGGATCGGTGATGCCGAAGGCGGCCACCCGTCCGCGGCGGATTCCGGGAATCTCTCCTACCGTTTCTTCCACCTCTTGGGGGTAAAGATTGCGGCCCGCCTTGATAATCATGTCTTTGCGGCGGCCGGTCACGAAGAGCTCTCCCTCCGCGAGATAGGCGAAATCACCCGAGTCGCACCAGCCGTCTTGGAAGGTTTTCTCGGTCGCTTCCGGATCACGATAATATTCTCTCATTGTCGACGGTCCGCGAAATTGCAGCGCCCCTTCGGTCCGTTCCCCCACCTCATGACCCGACGCATCGACAATGCGAACCGCATGGCCCGGAAGGGGAGCGCCGCAGGAGACGAATCGAAGCGGAGACGGCTCGGTGGGAGTGGCCGCTACCGCTTTTCGTTCTCGCTCGAAGGTTTCGCGGGTGATCAGATCGATCCGCGGCGGCCGGCCGACGGGGGGGAAGGTCAGCGCGACCGACGACTCGGCCAGCCCGTAAACCGGAAAAAAAGTTTCCTTCCGGAAGCCGTATGGAGCAAACCGCTTCGTAAATCGCTCGAGTGTCTCGGGGCTGACCGGCTCGGCCCCGTTGAAGGCGACCCGCCAGGAGCTCAGATCGAGTCCTTCGATCGCGCGCTCGTCGATCTTACGGACGCAAAGTTCATAGGCAAAATTCGGCGCGGCGGAGTGGGTCCCCCGATGATAGTGGATCGCCCAGAGCCATCGCTCCGGCCGGGTCAGAAAGGTCAGCGGCGAGAGGATCGTGATCGGGATGCCGAAGTAGAGGGCGCCGAGCCAGGAGCCGATCAGACCCATGTCGTGATAGAGCGGAAGCCAGCTGACCCCGACATCGCCCGGTCCAATCTGGGCGGCCTGCCCGATGGCGCGGATGTTGGCGAGGATATTCTCGTGGGCGAGCAGCACCCCTTTGGGAAGGCCGGTGCTTCCGGAGGTGAATTGAATCAACGCCGGATCCTCCGCCCGGAGATCGACTTTCGGCCGCTCCGAAGCGGCGCGGCGCAACGCTTCAAACGTCGTCACATCGGTTAAACCCGGAACCATCGGCTGGAGAAGATGCCCCAATCCCTCCACCCGGCCGGAGGCGATCAGGAATCGGGCACCGGCCTTCTGCAGGATGGCGATCTGACGGCGGGCATACTCCTCGATCTGGTCCATCCGAACGGGAGGATAAAGCGGAACGGGGATCCCTCCGGCGAAGAGGACGCCGAAGAAGGTGAAGAAGAAGTCGGAGCCGGTCGGGAGCATCAGCGCCACCGTCTCATGGCGGCGGAGCCCTTGCTCCAAAAGTCCCTGCGCCACGGCGCCGGCGGCGTCGACGAGCTGGCCGTAGGTGATCTTCTGTTCGGTTCCGTCTTCCTGCGGAAGGTAGATATGGGGGCGATCGGCCTCTCTCTCCGCCCGGCTCAGAAGGACTTCCGGAAGCGAGGCGGCGGAGGCGGGGGGGGGCGTGGCGGCGCCGATCGTTTGGATCCTTTCCAAGGAGAGGGGGCGGCCGGGGGCCTCGGAACGGAGAACGGCGCCAGCCAGATCGCGCGGGCTCCTCGCCTCCGCAACCAGATGCTCCGGAATCCGGACCGAGAACGCTTTTTCGATCCGAAGAATGAGCTCGACCCGCTCCAAACTTCCCAGACCGAGATCCCGATCGAGGGAGGCGTCTAACGAAACAGCGTGAGCGGCCTGTTCCATCCCAAGCTCGGCGACAAACGCGCGGAGGATTGAAAGGACTTTTTGTCTGACGGTCTCACTTGGATCGGGATGGCGCTCAGTGGCCATGTGAATAACTCCATTGCGGAACAAGCTTCAATGGTCGGATCATCTAAAGCAATAAAGGGTTCCCCTCCTTATATAAGGAAAGATCGCCCCTATCATGAGACAATTCTAAAAAAAGGACAATAGCTCGAAGGGAGTAGGGTCAAGAGAGCGCTTTCACGCCGATTCCCTCTTTTTCCAACCTCCCGCGAAGCGCAAGCAGGATCGATGCGGCCTGCGGGGTATCGCTGTGAACGGAGAGGGTCTTCGCATCGACCGGCACCTCGACCCCTTCCGTGGAGAGGACGAAGCGTTGCCGGACGATCCGAAGGGCTTGCCGGCAGGCCTGCGCCGGATCGGTGATGAGGGCGTTTTCCTTTTTCCGGGAGCGGAGGGTTCCGTCCGATTCATACGCTCGATCGGCGAAGGCCTCTCCGGCGGTTCGAAATCCCATCTCGGTCCAGACCGTCAACATCAACGATCCGGCCAGACCGACCAGCGTGAGATCGTCCCGCCATCGCGCCGCCCCTTTCGCGATCGCTTCCGCCGTCGCGCGATCATGCGCCGCGGTATTGTAGAGGGCGCCGTGCGGTTTGACATGGCGCACCCCGGTTCCGAGGGAGGCCGCCTTCTCTCCCAGTGTTTTAACCTGTTCGAAGACAAAGGCTTGAATCGCTTCGGGCGACGACGACAAGCGTTCCCGGCCGAAGCGGGCGCGGTCCGGATAGCCGGGATGGGCGCCGACCGCCACGCCGTATTTCATGCAGAGCCGGATCACCTGCGCCATCGTCTCGGCATCACCCGCATGGCCGCCGCAGGCGATGTTGGCGCTCGAAACCAACCGGAGGATCGCCTCTTCGCTCCCATCCGCAAGGGCTTCCGGCCGCTCGCCCACATCCGCATTCAGATCGATTGTCCGGGCCATCAGAAATTCAGCTCCCTTTGAAGAGGGGTGTCGGTTAAGAGGCGATCTTGTTTTCGGTAAAGCCGGATCGCTTCGTCAACGTCGACAAATTGAAAGTGGACTTCATCCCGCGGCTTCAGCTGTCCCACTTTGCAGAGATCGGCGGAGATGACATTCGCGATTTTCGGATACCCTCCGGCGGTCGGATGCTCCACGAACAGGAGGATCGGCTGACCGTCGGCCGGAACCTGGATCGCCCCGAGCGAAATTCCCTCTGTGATCAACTCCTCTTTCTTTTCCCGGTCGATCGGTTTTCCCGTAAGACGCAGGCCGACGCGGTTCGACGATTCGGAGACGACATAGGATGCGGTCGTCAGGACCTTCAACGATGAGTCAGGAAAAAGATCGGTCTGCGGGGCCCGTGTGATTTTGATCTTTGTCCTTTCTTGCAAATATCGTTGCAGTGTGTTCGGAACCGATTGAAGACGAAACGCGCTCGGATGGAATGACCCGTCCAGGGGAAGCCGCTCTCCTTTTTGAATCGCCCGGCCGTGCCATCCGCCGAGGCCGGTCTGGAGATGCGTCGCTGCGCTCTCCATGACCTTCTGAACGGAAATTCCTCCCTGGATAGAAAGATACGTTCGGGCCCCCTCTTGCATCGCGCGGCATTCTAATCTCTGTCCGGCGCGGATCGGGATCGTGGTCCACATCGGGATCGACTGTTGACCGAGCGTCGGACCGCAATCGGCGCCGGTGAGGGCGATGAGACGATCCTCTTCGAATTCGAACGTTCCTCCGAGGAGGGTCATCTCCAGTGAAGGGGTATTTTCCTGATTTTCGACCAACCGATTTCCGAGCCGAAAGGCGACCGGATCGGCCGCCCCGGACTGGGAGACCCCCAGGTGGGCGAAGTGAAACCGGCCGGCGTCTTGAACGGAGGTTTGAAATCCGGGTGAAATCACTCTCAGCATCGATCTCTTTTCAAGGTGGGTGGATCTCATCGAATTCCGCGCGGGAGATTCTCCTGAACCGGACCTCCCTTCCGAGCGCGAGCAGGGAGGGAGGGTCTCTGTCGGGAACAAAAAGTCGAAGCGGGGTCCTCCCGATGATCCGCCACCCGCCGGGGGTGGCGGTCGGGTAAATTCCCGTTTGATTCCCCCCGATCGCCACGCTTCCGGCCGGCACGCGTCTCCGCGGCGTCGCCAGGCGCGGCGCTGCGATTCGTGGCGACATCCCGCCGAGATAACCGAATCCGGGTGTGAACCCGATGAAGGAGACGTAATACTCTCCGGAGAGGTGAATGCGAATCACTTCCTCCGTCGATAGTCCGTTCAGTGAGGCCACATCGGAGAGATCGGGTCCGAATGCTTCGTCATAGCAGACGGGGATTTCAATCCGGCGGGGGGAAGCCGGCGGCTCCGCCGTCGTATCGATCAGGAAATTCCGGACGGACGACTCGATCTCTTGAAATGTGGCGCGGAGCGGATCGAAAGTGATGAGGAGGGAGCTGTAGGCCGGATGAATGTTGAGGATGGCGTCAGGGGGCTGCCTCAGCAAGCGTTCGGTGAGCGCCCGCACACGTTGATGAAACGCCAAAGAGATCTCCTCTCCAAAAGAGATCAAAAGAGAGCGATCGCTCGCTGGGATGGTACGGTAGAGGAGGGGATCACGCTCCACGGTTCGGCTCCTTCTCATTGGGGATCGATCGTGCCGACATTATAATCCATCTCGTCGTTTCATTCCAGAGAGGGGTCGAACCGGAGATTGATTTGACTCGGAGACCGGTTCAATGGCAGAATGGGGACCATGTCGCATCTACAAGATCAAGTCGCCATCATTACCGGGGGAAGCAGCGGAATCGGTTACGCCGTCGCCCAAGCGGCGTTGTCCGAAGGAATGCGGGTGACGATTTCCGCCCGGAACAAAAACAAACTTTCCCGCGCTCTGACGGAGTTGAAGAAAGAAGTGAAAGGGGAGGATCGCCTGATCGCCGTCCCGGCCGACGTCTCGGTGGCGGCTCAGGTCGATGAGATGGTCCGGGAGACGATCGATAAATGGGGCCAGGTCGATCTCCTGGTGAACAACGCCGGCGTCGGCCAATGGGGCGCCATCGAAGAGATCAGTGAAGAAGATTGGGATCGGGTTCAGGCGATCAATCTGAAGGGGACCTTCCTCTGCACGAAGGCGGTCCTGCCGGTGATGAAGCGGCAACGCTCCGGTTATATCGTCAATATCTCCTCGTTGGCCGGGAAGCAGGGGATGGGAGGGGCATCCGCCTACTCCGCGTCCAAATTTGGCGTCATCGGATTTACCGAGAGTCTCTTGGAAGAGGGGATCGCGCATCAAATCCGGGCGACGGCGATCTGCCCCGGTTTTGTGGCGACGCCGATGGTGGCCAGCGCCTCGGTGCCGCCGGAAGAGATGATCCCGCCGGCCGACATCGGGAAGATCATCATTGATCTCCTCCATCTCGCGCCGGTGACCGTGATCAAAGAGATCGTCGTCCAACGCCGCGGCGCAATCGATTAAAATGGCCAACGTCTACCATCTCGATCTTTCCCGGAGCATGTTGAAGGGGGCGGCGCTGGCCCTCCTTCCGGGAGATCCGTTTCGCGTCCCCAAAATCGCCGCGCAGATTGAAGCGCGGAGCGGGGAGAAAGCGGTGGAGCTCGCCTGGAAGCGGGAGTATCGAAGCTTCTTGGGAACGCTGGCCGGGGAAAAGGTTCTCGTCACCTCCACCGGGATTGGCGGGCCGTCGACCTCTATCGCCGTCGAAGAGCTGGCCAAGCTCGGCGTTCGAATTTTTCTCCGCGTCGGGACCGCCGGCGCGATCCAGCCCGGCATGAACATCGGCGATCTCGTCGTCACCACCGCGTCGGTTCGCCTCGACGGCGCCTCCACCCATTATGCCCCGATCGAGTATCCGGCGGTCTCTCACCCGGAAGTTCTCATCGCCCTGATCGATGCGGCGCGGCGACACGAACGGGAGGGGATCTCCACCCATGTCGGGATCACCGCCTCTTCAGATACCTTTTATGCCGGGGAGGAGCGGACTGACGGCTTTTCCCATTACCTGCTGCGGCGGCTGCGGGGGTTGACCGAGGAGATGAAGCGGCTGCACGTTCTCAACTTCGAAATGGAGTCGGCGACGCTGCTGACGATGTGCGCCGCGCTCGGCCTGAAGGGGGGGGTGATCACGGGGGTGGTGAATCGAAGGAGGAAGAAAGAAGAAAAGATCACGCCGGAGCGGCTGCGGGCGGGCGAAGAGAATGTCATCCGGGTGGCGCTCACCGCCGCCGAACGGCTTTTGGCGCTTCGAAAAAAAGAGTGACGATCACCCCGGTTCTAAGAAAGGGGGGGTGAGTTCATCTCTTCATGATGCTTGATGTACTCAAGCAGTCTCGGATTTTCCTTCCCGATCCGATCAAAGCGGATGTGGATCGCATAGGTGATTCCATTTTGCAAAGGGCTTGTCCAAGCCACCTCTCCCACGATCGATTCGGTTGTTGTCTTTCCTCGATCGGTTCCAAAAATGACCTCGACACGGACGAACTCCCCTTTTTGGAATTTCTCCGGACAAAGGATTCCGATCCCGTGGGTACAGATGTCCTGGACCAAAATGTCGCTCGTCGGATGTATCCCGAGCCGGGTGAGGCTCGAAATCGAAATCATTGGGATTCGGAAGCGGCTCCTTCGATTGTACAAAGCGCTTTCGATCGATGGGATTCTGGAGCGATCGAGCTTTTTCTTGCTGTCGATGGCTTGAGCGATTTCGACCATCAATTGTGGAACATTGAACGGCTTGGTGTAATAGCTTCTTGCTCCGAGCCGGACCAAATCGGCGGCGCTCCCCTGATTTCCGGCGCCGTACCCGGTGATAATCATGACCTCGATATGAGGGTTATACTCTTTGATCGACTTCAATACGGCGACCCCGTCCATCCCCGGCATCCTTAAGTCCAGCGTGACCAGATCGACCGTCCTCTTTCGAATGATTTGCATCGCCCGAAGACCGCCGTCCGCTTCCTCCACTCTGTAGTGGGACTTGAGAAGCAACTTCAGCGACTCACGCGGGCCGGTTTCATCATCGACGATTAAAACGGTACTCTTGGAATTCATCCCAGGTCTCCTTTTTCTTGGTCGTTACTTCAAGGTTTGTTGTTGCATGTTTTCACACTGGAAGAGGCTTTCCCGTTCGTGATTTCCCTAGGTGGAAAGGTATCAGAGATTCGTAATTCGTCAATAAAGAATACTCGGTATAGGGTCAAATCGATGTGATCCATCCGTCCCTTTTTATAGGGATTGAGAGCTCCAAAAGGGTTCTGTTATGTTAAGTAAGGTGAATGCAGCGCCGCGATAGGGAAAGGAGAATGAGATGAAGTTTTCATTTTTGGTGATATGGACCTTCCTGCTCTTGAGCGTTGACCCCCCTGCAACGCATGCCCAAGGCAACCCAATTCAACAGTACGACGGAAACATCATTCTTCCGAGCACCTTTGAAGATCTCATCTGTTTGGGAAATTGGAATGCGGAGCTGGAGCGGTGTGAGGGGTCTGCCGTGAGTTCCGGCGCTTTGGCCGCGATTTCCGCCGCGAAATCGGCCGACCGGCTGGAGCAGATCCGCCTGCTTCTGAATTCCATCAACAACAAACTTTCGGAGAACACGCAAGCGTTGATCGATCTTCGGAACGCGTTCGATCTGCAAGGCGCTCCGACGACGCAGTCGCTGCGCGAAGCGATCATTACCCGATTCGAGGCGGTTCCCTCGGGGATCTTGACCGAGGATTCAGTTAAAGAAGAGCTTGATCGGTTGAGGAATGACATCCTCGGAGAGGTGGAGCGGAGAAATTTGACGCCGCCTCGATCCTCCGGAGAGTGAGGGGCCGGGAGAGCATAAAAGCGGCGCTTTCCGTAGACCCCAGTTTTAATCGAGTAGAAGCGTAATCCCCGCTCCAGACAGCCCTTC encodes:
- a CDS encoding biotin-dependent carboxyltransferase family protein, translated to MLRVISPGFQTSVQDAGRFHFAHLGVSQSGAADPVAFRLGNRLVENQENTPSLEMTLLGGTFEFEEDRLIALTGADCGPTLGQQSIPMWTTIPIRAGQRLECRAMQEGARTYLSIQGGISVQKVMESAATHLQTGLGGWHGRAIQKGERLPLDGSFHPSAFRLQSVPNTLQRYLQERTKIKITRAPQTDLFPDSSLKVLTTASYVVSESSNRVGLRLTGKPIDREKKEELITEGISLGAIQVPADGQPILLFVEHPTAGGYPKIANVISADLCKVGQLKPRDEVHFQFVDVDEAIRLYRKQDRLLTDTPLQRELNF
- a CDS encoding response regulator — its product is MNSKSTVLIVDDETGPRESLKLLLKSHYRVEEADGGLRAMQIIRKRTVDLVTLDLRMPGMDGVAVLKSIKEYNPHIEVMIITGYGAGNQGSAADLVRLGARSYYTKPFNVPQLMVEIAQAIDSKKKLDRSRIPSIESALYNRRSRFRIPMISISSLTRLGIHPTSDILVQDICTHGIGILCPEKFQKGEFVRVEVIFGTDRGKTTTESIVGEVAWTSPLQNGITYAIHIRFDRIGKENPRLLEYIKHHEEMNSPPLS
- a CDS encoding SDR family oxidoreductase encodes the protein MSHLQDQVAIITGGSSGIGYAVAQAALSEGMRVTISARNKNKLSRALTELKKEVKGEDRLIAVPADVSVAAQVDEMVRETIDKWGQVDLLVNNAGVGQWGAIEEISEEDWDRVQAINLKGTFLCTKAVLPVMKRQRSGYIVNISSLAGKQGMGGASAYSASKFGVIGFTESLLEEGIAHQIRATAICPGFVATPMVASASVPPEEMIPPADIGKIIIDLLHLAPVTVIKEIVVQRRGAID
- the pxpB gene encoding 5-oxoprolinase subunit PxpB → MERDPLLYRTIPASDRSLLISFGEEISLAFHQRVRALTERLLRQPPDAILNIHPAYSSLLITFDPLRATFQEIESSVRNFLIDTTAEPPASPRRIEIPVCYDEAFGPDLSDVASLNGLSTEEVIRIHLSGEYYVSFIGFTPGFGYLGGMSPRIAAPRLATPRRRVPAGSVAIGGNQTGIYPTATPGGWRIIGRTPLRLFVPDRDPPSLLALGREVRFRRISRAEFDEIHPP
- a CDS encoding 5-oxoprolinase subunit PxpA; this encodes MARTIDLNADVGERPEALADGSEEAILRLVSSANIACGGHAGDAETMAQVIRLCMKYGVAVGAHPGYPDRARFGRERLSSSPEAIQAFVFEQVKTLGEKAASLGTGVRHVKPHGALYNTAAHDRATAEAIAKGAARWRDDLTLVGLAGSLMLTVWTEMGFRTAGEAFADRAYESDGTLRSRKKENALITDPAQACRQALRIVRQRFVLSTEGVEVPVDAKTLSVHSDTPQAASILLALRGRLEKEGIGVKALS
- a CDS encoding AMP-binding protein, whose product is MATERHPDPSETVRQKVLSILRAFVAELGMEQAAHAVSLDASLDRDLGLGSLERVELILRIEKAFSVRIPEHLVAEARSPRDLAGAVLRSEAPGRPLSLERIQTIGAATPPPASAASLPEVLLSRAEREADRPHIYLPQEDGTEQKITYGQLVDAAGAVAQGLLEQGLRRHETVALMLPTGSDFFFTFFGVLFAGGIPVPLYPPVRMDQIEEYARRQIAILQKAGARFLIASGRVEGLGHLLQPMVPGLTDVTTFEALRRAASERPKVDLRAEDPALIQFTSGSTGLPKGVLLAHENILANIRAIGQAAQIGPGDVGVSWLPLYHDMGLIGSWLGALYFGIPITILSPLTFLTRPERWLWAIHYHRGTHSAAPNFAYELCVRKIDERAIEGLDLSSWRVAFNGAEPVSPETLERFTKRFAPYGFRKETFFPVYGLAESSVALTFPPVGRPPRIDLITRETFERERKAVAATPTEPSPLRFVSCGAPLPGHAVRIVDASGHEVGERTEGALQFRGPSTMREYYRDPEATEKTFQDGWCDSGDFAYLAEGELFVTGRRKDMIIKAGRNLYPQEVEETVGEIPGIRRGRVAAFGITDPEIGTEKLVVVAETRVEKEEARRRLIGEVMEKVAAVTDIRPDIVSLVPPDTIPKTSSGKLRRAALRSAYLKGEMGPPRRPAAFQIARIWFSGLGARLKQAFSSFGRLVYTVYVGSIALLTIPPVWAAMLLLPEGKMPARLSHAWSRRFFSWIGCPVTVEGSAHLSQAGPSVLVANHSGYLDAVVLMAALPPGFRFVAKRELMQAPIIRTVIKKADHLTVDRLDFTESVTTTRRIEEALRQGHSILIFPEGTFSRFRGIRPFRLGAFKVAAETGRPICPVAIRGAREVLWPGRWIPRRGPIRVTIGKPIHPEGKDWRQIVRLRDLAKAEIVRHAGEPSIDLVAAGIAKE
- the udp gene encoding uridine phosphorylase yields the protein MKMANVYHLDLSRSMLKGAALALLPGDPFRVPKIAAQIEARSGEKAVELAWKREYRSFLGTLAGEKVLVTSTGIGGPSTSIAVEELAKLGVRIFLRVGTAGAIQPGMNIGDLVVTTASVRLDGASTHYAPIEYPAVSHPEVLIALIDAARRHEREGISTHVGITASSDTFYAGEERTDGFSHYLLRRLRGLTEEMKRLHVLNFEMESATLLTMCAALGLKGGVITGVVNRRRKKEEKITPERLRAGEENVIRVALTAAERLLALRKKE